In one Acidimicrobiales bacterium genomic region, the following are encoded:
- a CDS encoding thioredoxin domain-containing protein, which produces MNRLADQTSPYLRQHQDNPVDWYPWGEEAFGRASAEERPVLLSVGYSACHWCHVMAHESFEDAATAAVMNELFVNVKVDREERPDVDAVYMEAVQAMTGSGGWPMTVFLTPDGRPFFAGTYFPPEAGRGMPAFVDVLRAVAEAWQTRREDVLGQADQLMEAVAARSSLPEPGDRPAVPARAVLDGAYQSLRALHDDQRGGFGPAPKFPQPAMLELLLRAHAHNASPETLAMVTTTLDAMASGGIYDHLGGGFARYSVDANWLVPHFEKMLYDQAGLVRVYLHGWQHTGSARWMQVVEETVAYVLRDLGAPGGGLYSAEDADSEGHEGRFYVWTPDQIREVLGPERAEQAGEWWGVTAAGNFEGANILHRPVRGDLLRPAEIEATRQELFAARSGRVRPGLDDKVLTEWNAMFCSALAEAAWVTGRSDWLDAATGIGRFLLAELRPAGRWMRSWQGGRARHPAYASDHAWLVDAFVRLAEATGRAEWTAEACAAADALLELFWDPDEGGLFTTGRDAEALIVRAKDYFDSATPSANSVAAGALLRLAALTGQDRYRERAEAILGRVVPLAANHPTAFTHTLAALDLMASGAVEIVVTGERPDLLAELRPRHLPTAVLAWGEPSGGPLWESRAEGFAYVCRDYSCLAPAASPPELADRLAGVPGGRAAA; this is translated from the coding sequence GTGAACCGGCTGGCGGACCAGACCAGCCCCTACCTCCGCCAGCACCAGGACAATCCCGTCGACTGGTACCCCTGGGGGGAGGAGGCGTTCGGGCGCGCCAGCGCCGAGGAGCGCCCCGTCCTGTTGTCGGTGGGCTACTCGGCGTGCCACTGGTGCCACGTGATGGCCCACGAGTCCTTCGAGGACGCCGCCACCGCCGCCGTCATGAACGAGCTGTTCGTGAACGTGAAGGTCGACCGCGAAGAGCGCCCCGACGTCGACGCCGTCTACATGGAGGCGGTGCAGGCGATGACGGGAAGCGGCGGGTGGCCGATGACCGTGTTCCTGACACCGGACGGGCGGCCGTTCTTCGCCGGGACCTACTTCCCGCCCGAGGCGGGGCGGGGGATGCCCGCCTTCGTCGACGTCCTGCGCGCCGTGGCCGAGGCGTGGCAGACGCGGCGCGAGGACGTGCTCGGCCAGGCCGACCAGCTGATGGAGGCGGTGGCGGCCCGCTCGTCGCTCCCGGAGCCGGGAGACCGCCCGGCCGTGCCGGCGCGCGCCGTGCTCGACGGCGCCTACCAGTCCCTGCGTGCCCTGCACGACGACCAACGGGGCGGGTTCGGACCGGCCCCGAAGTTCCCGCAGCCGGCCATGCTCGAGCTGCTCCTGCGCGCCCATGCCCACAACGCCAGTCCCGAGACGCTGGCGATGGTCACCACCACGCTCGACGCCATGGCCTCCGGAGGCATCTACGACCATCTCGGCGGGGGCTTTGCCCGCTACTCGGTGGACGCCAACTGGCTGGTCCCCCACTTCGAGAAGATGCTCTACGACCAGGCCGGGCTGGTGCGCGTGTACCTGCACGGGTGGCAGCACACCGGCTCGGCCCGCTGGATGCAGGTGGTCGAGGAGACCGTCGCCTACGTGTTGCGCGACCTGGGCGCCCCCGGCGGCGGCCTCTATTCCGCCGAGGACGCCGACTCCGAAGGCCACGAGGGCCGCTTCTACGTGTGGACGCCGGACCAGATACGCGAGGTGCTCGGCCCGGAGCGGGCCGAGCAGGCGGGTGAGTGGTGGGGCGTCACCGCCGCCGGCAACTTCGAGGGCGCCAACATCCTGCACCGGCCCGTGCGCGGCGACCTGCTGCGGCCGGCGGAGATCGAGGCGACCAGGCAGGAGCTGTTCGCCGCCCGGTCGGGCCGGGTGCGGCCCGGGCTCGACGACAAGGTGCTCACCGAATGGAACGCCATGTTCTGCTCGGCGCTGGCCGAGGCGGCGTGGGTCACCGGCCGGAGCGACTGGCTCGATGCCGCCACCGGCATCGGCCGCTTCCTCCTGGCCGAGCTGCGCCCGGCCGGGCGGTGGATGCGCTCGTGGCAGGGGGGCCGGGCCCGCCACCCGGCCTACGCCTCCGACCACGCCTGGCTGGTCGACGCCTTCGTGCGGCTGGCCGAGGCAACCGGGCGCGCCGAGTGGACGGCCGAGGCGTGCGCCGCCGCCGACGCCCTGCTCGAGCTGTTCTGGGACCCCGACGAGGGCGGGTTGTTCACGACCGGCCGCGACGCCGAGGCCCTGATCGTGCGGGCCAAGGACTACTTCGACAGCGCCACCCCCTCCGCCAACTCCGTGGCGGCGGGCGCCCTCCTCCGCCTGGCCGCCCTCACCGGCCAGGACCGCTACCGGGAGCGGGCCGAGGCCATCCTCGGGCGCGTCGTGCCTCTGGCCGCCAACCACCCGACCGCGTTCACCCACACCCTGGCCGCCCTCGACCTCATGGCGTCGGGAGCGGTCGAGATCGTGGTGACCGGAGAGCGGCCCGATCTCCTGGCCGAGCTCCGGCCCCGTCACCTTCCCACCGCGGTGCTGGCCTGGGGGGAGCCGTCGGGGGGACCGCTCTGGGAGTCGCGGGCCGAAGGATTCGCTTACGTGTGCCGGGACTACTCGTGCCTGGCGCCGGCCGCCAGCCCCCCTGAGCTGGCCGACCGCCTGGCCGGGGTGCCCGGAGGGCGGGCCGCGGCCTGA
- a CDS encoding patatin-like phospholipase family protein has protein sequence MKLGLVLGAGGTVGLAYHAGALRALEQVAGLELDRADLVVGTSAGSVVAAYARSGWSTDALWDIVATSELPPAPESGAELEGLPPLFRAAFRTPLDVVRRGLGSAYVISRTTFRAPLPALPAPLRRAFPGGMFLMAEGRRRFESELPAAWPERPTWLCTVDIVSGRRVVLGRHRPPRLTLPQAVMASCAIPGAYPPVRYGRRELIDGGAHSTTNLDLAARDGCDVIIGVVPMAYRDEDPPGCLIRATRRLANGALAREVAVARKRGAEVILVRPSAAEAAQHGMNMMRSGDLGGLARAAYESTARLAEDAQLQRVLGNGAGSGAIGAGGAGGAGQGRGRKPTTTL, from the coding sequence CTGAAGCTCGGCCTGGTCCTCGGAGCCGGCGGGACCGTCGGGCTCGCATACCACGCCGGGGCGCTGCGCGCCCTGGAGCAGGTGGCGGGGCTGGAGCTGGACCGCGCCGACCTGGTCGTGGGCACGTCGGCCGGTTCGGTGGTGGCGGCATACGCCCGGAGCGGTTGGAGCACCGACGCCCTGTGGGACATCGTGGCCACCAGCGAGCTGCCGCCCGCCCCGGAGTCGGGCGCCGAGCTGGAGGGCCTGCCACCCCTCTTCCGGGCGGCCTTCCGGACCCCCCTCGACGTCGTGCGGCGCGGCCTGGGCTCGGCCTACGTGATCTCCCGGACGACGTTCCGGGCCCCGCTGCCGGCCCTGCCCGCCCCCCTCCGTCGGGCCTTCCCCGGCGGGATGTTCCTCATGGCCGAGGGCCGGCGCCGCTTCGAGTCCGAGCTGCCGGCGGCCTGGCCCGAGCGCCCGACCTGGCTGTGCACCGTCGACATCGTGAGCGGGCGGCGCGTCGTGCTGGGCCGGCACCGCCCACCACGCCTGACCCTGCCCCAGGCGGTCATGGCCAGCTGCGCCATCCCGGGCGCCTACCCGCCCGTCCGCTACGGCCGCCGGGAGCTGATCGACGGCGGGGCCCACTCGACGACCAATCTCGACCTGGCGGCCCGGGACGGGTGTGACGTGATCATCGGCGTGGTCCCCATGGCCTACCGGGACGAGGACCCCCCGGGCTGCCTGATCCGCGCCACCCGCCGGCTGGCCAACGGCGCCCTGGCCCGGGAGGTGGCCGTGGCCCGCAAGCGCGGCGCCGAGGTGATCCTGGTCCGGCCCAGTGCCGCCGAGGCGGCCCAGCACGGCATGAACATGATGCGGTCCGGGGACCTGGGCGGGCTGGCGAGGGCCGCCTACGAGTCAACCGCCCGGCTGGCCGAGGACGCCCAGCTGCAGCGGGTGCTCGGTAACGGCGCCGGGTCGGGGGCCATCGGAGCCGGCGGGGCCGGCGGGGCCGGTCAGGGGCGGGGCAGGAAGCCGACCACGACCTTGTAG
- a CDS encoding PQQ-binding-like beta-propeller repeat protein: protein MTAITTAFGRRGRRLVTVAAGTAALSTAVLPGAGVAATMPSACSPDWPMYQHDAARTGAACGAQVTTTNVAALVAQWQARTANPVTATPTVAGDRVFVGDAGGIFYALNRATGGQEWTFNITSNSCHDDRHQVDFGGIPSTAAVATVNGRQLVILGGGGTLYALDATSGACVWSQDLDPANPQSEMEIESSPAVVAIHGHGLEVFVGSDSNEDPGHSAPTGVQAFDAATGALRWKYEPEVGTSGAVVHSLDAPSNTNGCGDVWSSPAVDPAGAGGHGLVVFGIGNCPTRATLDGIVALDATTGAQRWRFEEPPSDYTSTSFQDGGDTDFGSSPILTGTGRVIEASKSGYVYAVDESSGAKVWSTQAAQPGQVGDTFGGAVGGFIGSAALGTATLPVAGEAQSTWFAASAIPTPLSSAGTPTTPSTPAAPVPDTSLACVDEGHGFAPTAATPACDPLRAASLHAVDALTGQVRWQEPVSLPSYSAVTYAGGLVFAPSTTGFELDAYDAGTGLPLWAFPLGAAVASGAAVAGPAVYVGSGISEGGTAVPGINGVWAFCLAGSC, encoded by the coding sequence ATGACAGCGATCACCACGGCATTCGGCCGGCGCGGTCGGCGTCTGGTCACGGTGGCGGCCGGCACCGCCGCCCTCAGCACGGCCGTCCTGCCCGGGGCGGGAGTCGCGGCAACCATGCCGTCCGCCTGCTCCCCGGACTGGCCGATGTACCAGCACGACGCGGCGCGGACCGGCGCGGCGTGTGGCGCCCAGGTGACCACCACCAACGTGGCGGCCCTGGTGGCCCAGTGGCAGGCGCGCACCGCCAACCCGGTTACCGCCACCCCCACCGTCGCCGGCGACCGGGTCTTCGTCGGCGACGCCGGCGGGATCTTCTACGCCCTCAACCGCGCGACGGGCGGCCAAGAGTGGACGTTCAACATCACGTCGAACAGCTGCCACGACGACCGCCACCAGGTGGACTTCGGGGGGATTCCCTCCACCGCCGCGGTTGCCACGGTGAACGGCCGGCAGCTGGTGATCCTCGGCGGCGGCGGGACCCTCTATGCCCTCGACGCCACCTCCGGGGCGTGTGTGTGGTCCCAGGACCTCGACCCCGCCAACCCGCAGAGCGAGATGGAGATCGAGTCGTCCCCGGCGGTGGTGGCCATCCACGGCCACGGCCTCGAGGTGTTCGTGGGCAGCGACTCCAACGAGGACCCGGGCCACTCGGCGCCCACCGGGGTGCAGGCCTTCGACGCCGCCACCGGCGCCCTCAGGTGGAAGTACGAGCCCGAGGTGGGCACGTCGGGTGCGGTGGTCCACTCGCTCGATGCCCCGTCGAACACGAACGGATGCGGGGACGTGTGGTCGTCGCCCGCGGTGGACCCGGCCGGCGCCGGGGGCCACGGTCTGGTGGTGTTCGGGATCGGCAACTGCCCCACCCGGGCGACCCTGGACGGGATCGTGGCCCTCGACGCCACGACCGGGGCCCAGCGATGGCGCTTCGAGGAGCCGCCCAGCGACTACACCAGCACCAGCTTCCAGGACGGCGGTGACACCGACTTCGGCTCCTCCCCGATCCTGACCGGCACGGGGAGGGTCATCGAGGCCAGCAAGTCCGGCTACGTGTACGCCGTCGACGAGTCGTCCGGCGCCAAGGTCTGGAGCACCCAGGCGGCCCAGCCCGGCCAGGTCGGGGACACGTTCGGTGGTGCCGTGGGCGGGTTCATCGGCTCGGCGGCCCTCGGGACCGCCACCCTCCCGGTGGCCGGCGAGGCGCAGAGCACCTGGTTCGCCGCCAGCGCCATACCGACGCCGTTGAGCTCGGCGGGAACGCCCACCACGCCCTCCACGCCGGCCGCGCCGGTGCCCGACACGAGCCTGGCCTGCGTCGACGAGGGGCACGGCTTCGCCCCGACGGCCGCCACCCCCGCCTGCGATCCCCTCCGGGCCGCCTCCCTGCACGCCGTGGACGCCCTCACGGGCCAGGTGCGCTGGCAGGAGCCCGTGTCCCTGCCGAGCTACAGCGCGGTGACGTACGCGGGCGGGCTCGTCTTTGCCCCGTCCACCACCGGTTTCGAGCTCGACGCCTACGACGCCGGCACCGGCCTTCCCCTGTGGGCCTTCCCCCTGGGTGCCGCCGTGGCCTCGGGCGCGGCGGTGGCCGGCCCGGCGGTGTACGTCGGATCGGGGATCAGCGAGGGCGGGACCGCGGTGCCCGGCATCAACGGGGTCTGGGCCTTCTGCCTGGCCGGCAGCTGCTAG
- a CDS encoding SDR family oxidoreductase, which produces MDRHPRTAVITGGSGGIGLATGRLLAGKGYEVVLTARRAGPLEEAAETIGARWVAADSTDEDQFKAVVQAAGTVGLLVHCAGVMAGTFVRKETAAGFDDIVRTNLRSAFVVSAGALPAMEAGGRIVFLSSSAAHAPQPGRAAYSASKAGLNAFAEALAGEVERDGIAVHVVTPAPVATSMLDDVHFPMLTLDPEHVAAAIAWLDDLPAAVVLRELEMRAVEAGPFVPPVFVPAAARARGRTELMRGPEGRG; this is translated from the coding sequence GTGGACCGGCACCCGAGGACGGCCGTGATCACCGGCGGCAGCGGCGGGATCGGGTTGGCGACCGGGCGCCTGCTGGCCGGGAAGGGCTACGAGGTGGTCCTGACCGCCCGCCGGGCCGGGCCCCTGGAGGAGGCCGCCGAGACGATCGGCGCCCGGTGGGTGGCGGCCGACAGCACCGACGAGGACCAGTTCAAGGCGGTGGTGCAGGCGGCCGGGACCGTCGGGCTCCTCGTGCACTGCGCCGGCGTCATGGCAGGCACCTTCGTGCGGAAGGAGACGGCGGCCGGCTTCGACGACATCGTCCGCACCAACCTGCGCTCCGCCTTCGTGGTGAGCGCCGGCGCCCTGCCGGCCATGGAGGCCGGCGGGCGGATCGTGTTCCTGTCCTCGTCCGCCGCCCACGCCCCCCAACCGGGGCGGGCGGCCTATTCGGCGTCCAAGGCGGGCCTGAATGCCTTTGCCGAGGCCCTGGCCGGGGAGGTCGAGCGGGACGGGATCGCCGTGCACGTGGTGACGCCGGCGCCGGTGGCGACGTCGATGCTCGACGACGTCCATTTCCCGATGCTGACCCTCGACCCGGAGCACGTCGCCGCCGCCATCGCCTGGCTCGACGACCTGCCGGCGGCGGTGGTGCTCAGGGAGCTGGAGATGCGAGCCGTGGAGGCCGGGCCGTTCGTTCCGCCGGTGTTCGTCCCCGCCGCCGCCCGGGCCCGGGGGCGCACCGAGCTGATGCGGGGGCCGGAGGGCCGGGGCTAG